A genomic region of Vitreoscilla filiformis contains the following coding sequences:
- a CDS encoding PhzF family phenazine biosynthesis protein yields MSTHRFTQLDVFSADALRGNPLAVVHSADDLSEADMAAFARWTNLSETTFLLRPTDPAADYRVRIFTPHTEFPFAGHPTLGSCRAWLDAGGVPQREGVVVQECGAGLVSIRRDGARLAFAAPPCTRTGPLEPDVLAQIGRALRLAPSDIVAHQWVDNGPGWCAIRLASAAQVLALQPDWAALAGLKLGVIGPHEPGAAAQFEVRALIGSGGGFEDPVTGSLNASLAQWLIGPGVAPARYVAAQGHALGRAGRVHVERDAQNTFWIGGDVTPCVHGTLTL; encoded by the coding sequence ATGAGCACCCATCGCTTCACGCAACTGGATGTGTTCAGTGCCGACGCGCTGCGGGGCAACCCGCTGGCCGTCGTCCATTCAGCCGACGATCTGAGCGAGGCCGACATGGCCGCCTTCGCCCGCTGGACGAACCTGAGCGAAACCACGTTCCTGCTGCGCCCCACCGATCCAGCTGCCGATTACCGGGTGCGCATCTTCACGCCGCACACCGAGTTTCCATTCGCCGGTCATCCGACCTTGGGCAGTTGCCGCGCCTGGCTGGATGCCGGCGGCGTGCCTCAACGCGAAGGGGTGGTGGTGCAGGAATGCGGCGCGGGCCTGGTGAGCATCCGCCGCGATGGGGCCCGCCTGGCATTCGCTGCCCCGCCATGCACACGCACCGGCCCGCTCGAACCCGATGTTCTGGCCCAAATTGGCCGCGCCTTGCGCTTGGCACCCAGCGACATCGTGGCCCACCAGTGGGTGGACAACGGCCCAGGCTGGTGCGCCATCCGCCTGGCGTCGGCGGCGCAGGTGCTGGCCTTGCAACCCGATTGGGCGGCTTTGGCCGGGCTCAAACTCGGGGTCATCGGCCCGCACGAACCCGGTGCCGCTGCCCAGTTTGAGGTGCGGGCGCTCATCGGCTCAGGCGGTGGGTTTGAAGACCCGGTGACAGGCAGCTTGAACGCCAGTTTGGCCCAGTGGCTCATTGGCCCGGGTGTGGCCCCGGCGCGTTACGTGGCAGCGCAAGGCCACGCGCTGGGCCGTGCAGGCCGGGTGCATGTGGAGCGCGACGCGCAAAACACCTTCTGGATCGGCGGGGATGTGACCCCCTGTGTCCACGGCACGCTCACGCTTTGA
- the ppk1 gene encoding polyphosphate kinase 1: protein MTFSADHPAVAATGAVATPAEPVALLNREQAILAFNRRVLAQAQRPDVPLLERLRYITIVSSNLDEFFEVRVADALEAARAAGSDSPEHAALAEAATQAHALVDEQYAVFNDEVMPALARLGIEVINHAERTPAQRAWVAEFFEREVRPLLTPVGLDPSHPFPLVANKSLNFIARLGGRDAFGRESTIAIVKVPRVLPRVLRMPAEICGPGRQGFVLLSSVIRAHLGDLFPDRTIEAFSQFRVTRDSDLDVDEDDVTNLRQALRSGLTTRHFGQATRLEVVNTCPRELSDFLLEQFELTESALYRVNGPVTLVRLNQLIDQASDVPGQPSLFFSPVEPGWPASLPRERSIFATLRERDVMLHHPFESFDAVVEFLRQAVHDPDVLAIRQTIYRTGAKSVLMDLLLEAVRRGKEVMVVVELKARFDEEANINWAERLEAVGAQVVYGIVGHKTHAKLLLVTRREAEADGRTRLRRYVHLSTGNYNPKTARLYTDVGYLSADEGITAEADAVFQQIASLSRQQQPHHLMTAPFAMHARLVACIRRVANAARAGTSARIVVKCNAVTDEGLIRELIAAGQAGAEIDLIVRGACMLPPGLSGQTDSIRVRSVVGRCLEHSRVLYFRWGTGEADEVLYLSSADWMSRNMFRRIEIAWPVQDEGLRQRVIDECLTPYLHDACDAWAQQSDGRYVRIDTDGPSAQQALLTRYRARHA, encoded by the coding sequence ATGACCTTCTCCGCCGATCACCCCGCTGTGGCCGCCACTGGCGCCGTCGCCACCCCTGCTGAACCGGTGGCCTTGCTCAACCGCGAGCAGGCCATTCTCGCCTTCAACCGCCGGGTGCTGGCCCAAGCGCAGCGCCCGGATGTGCCCTTGTTGGAGCGGCTGCGTTACATCACCATCGTGTCATCCAATTTGGATGAGTTTTTCGAAGTGCGGGTGGCCGACGCCCTCGAAGCCGCACGCGCCGCTGGATCCGATAGCCCCGAACACGCCGCCTTGGCCGAAGCAGCCACCCAGGCGCACGCCTTGGTCGATGAACAATATGCCGTGTTCAACGACGAGGTGATGCCCGCGCTGGCCCGTTTGGGCATCGAAGTCATCAACCACGCCGAGCGCACGCCCGCCCAACGGGCCTGGGTGGCCGAATTTTTCGAGCGTGAGGTGCGGCCTCTGCTCACCCCGGTGGGGCTGGATCCGTCGCACCCGTTCCCGCTGGTGGCCAACAAATCGCTGAACTTCATCGCCCGCTTGGGCGGACGCGACGCTTTTGGACGCGAAAGCACCATCGCCATCGTCAAGGTGCCGCGTGTGCTGCCGCGTGTGCTACGCATGCCCGCTGAGATTTGCGGGCCTGGCCGGCAAGGTTTTGTGCTGCTGTCCAGCGTCATCCGGGCCCATTTGGGCGACTTGTTCCCCGATCGCACCATCGAAGCCTTCTCCCAATTCCGCGTCACCCGCGACTCGGATCTGGATGTGGACGAAGACGACGTGACCAACCTGCGCCAAGCCCTGCGCAGCGGTTTGACGACGCGCCATTTTGGCCAAGCCACCCGCCTCGAAGTGGTGAACACGTGCCCGCGTGAGTTGTCCGATTTTCTGCTGGAACAGTTCGAACTGACCGAATCGGCGCTGTACCGCGTCAACGGCCCGGTGACGCTGGTGCGCCTGAACCAGCTCATCGACCAAGCCAGCGACGTGCCCGGCCAGCCCTCGCTGTTCTTCAGCCCCGTTGAGCCGGGCTGGCCCGCCAGTTTGCCGCGTGAGCGCAGCATCTTTGCCACCTTGCGTGAACGCGACGTGATGTTGCATCACCCCTTCGAGAGCTTCGATGCGGTGGTCGAATTCTTGCGCCAAGCCGTCCACGACCCGGACGTGCTGGCGATCCGCCAAACCATTTACCGCACCGGCGCCAAGTCGGTGCTGATGGACTTGCTGCTGGAAGCGGTGCGGCGAGGCAAGGAAGTCATGGTGGTGGTCGAGTTGAAGGCACGCTTCGACGAAGAAGCGAACATCAACTGGGCCGAGCGACTCGAAGCGGTGGGTGCGCAGGTGGTGTACGGCATCGTTGGCCACAAAACGCACGCCAAACTGCTGCTCGTCACCCGGCGCGAGGCCGAAGCCGACGGGCGCACCCGGTTGCGACGCTACGTTCACCTGTCCACCGGCAACTACAACCCCAAGACGGCACGCCTCTACACCGACGTGGGTTACCTCAGCGCCGATGAAGGCATCACCGCCGAAGCCGATGCGGTGTTCCAGCAGATTGCCAGCTTGAGCCGCCAGCAGCAGCCCCACCATTTGATGACGGCCCCATTCGCCATGCATGCTCGCCTCGTGGCGTGCATTCGGCGGGTGGCGAACGCGGCGCGGGCCGGTACATCGGCCCGCATCGTCGTCAAATGCAACGCCGTGACCGATGAAGGGCTGATCCGGGAGCTGATCGCGGCGGGCCAGGCGGGGGCCGAAATCGACCTGATCGTGCGGGGAGCCTGCATGCTGCCGCCCGGGCTGTCGGGACAAACCGACTCCATCCGAGTGCGCTCGGTGGTCGGACGCTGTTTGGAGCATTCGCGGGTGCTCTACTTCCGCTGGGGCACGGGGGAGGCGGACGAAGTGCTCTACCTGTCCAGCGCGGATTGGATGAGCCGCAACATGTTCCGCCGCATTGAAATCGCGTGGCCGGTGCAAGATGAGGGTTTGCGCCAGCGCGTCATTGATGAGTGCCTGACACCCTATCTGCACGACGCCTGCGACGCTTGGGCTCAACAATCCGACGGGCGCTATGTGCGCATCGACACGGACGGCCCCAGCGCCCAGCAAGCCTTGCTGACACGCTACCGTGCCCGCCACGCCTGA
- a CDS encoding SixA phosphatase family protein — protein sequence MDLILWRHADAEELSEGVDDPLRGLTPKGERQAQRVAEWLNRFLPERTRVLVSPALRTQQTAQALERPFKIVEALGPEGTVDGLLAASRWPEASTPVLVVGHQPTLGLAAAYLMTGPRLAGSPHDPMLRPWSIKKGSVWWLRHRPREDRGEVVLVAVRTPEQM from the coding sequence ATGGACCTGATCTTGTGGCGCCATGCCGACGCCGAAGAATTGAGCGAAGGCGTGGACGACCCGCTTCGCGGCCTCACCCCCAAGGGCGAGCGCCAAGCGCAGCGCGTGGCCGAATGGCTGAACCGCTTTCTGCCAGAGCGCACGCGTGTGTTGGTTAGTCCGGCGCTGCGCACTCAGCAAACGGCGCAAGCGCTGGAGCGCCCCTTCAAGATTGTGGAAGCGCTTGGGCCCGAGGGCACGGTTGACGGCTTGCTGGCGGCCAGTCGCTGGCCGGAAGCCAGCACCCCTGTCTTGGTGGTGGGGCACCAACCAACGTTGGGTTTGGCCGCGGCTTATTTGATGACTGGCCCGCGTTTGGCAGGCTCACCGCACGATCCGATGTTGCGGCCCTGGTCGATCAAAAAGGGCAGTGTGTGGTGGCTGCGCCACCGGCCACGCGAAGATCGCGGCGAGGTGGTGTTGGTGGCGGTGCGCACACCCGAACAGATGTGA
- a CDS encoding polyhydroxyalkanoic acid system family protein codes for MSDITIRRLHTLGLGRARRIENAWVRNVTQKFDMSCSTVTGLDKDVVSFERMGVRGEMEIAPDYIEVRASFNMLLAPLKDQIAKGVQQQLEVSINKEMNRAEA; via the coding sequence ATGTCCGATATCACCATTCGCCGCTTGCATACTTTGGGGCTAGGGCGGGCCCGTCGCATCGAAAACGCTTGGGTCAGAAACGTGACCCAAAAGTTCGATATGAGCTGCTCCACCGTCACCGGCCTGGACAAAGACGTTGTGTCCTTCGAACGCATGGGCGTGAGGGGCGAAATGGAGATCGCCCCCGATTACATCGAGGTGCGTGCCTCCTTCAACATGCTGTTGGCGCCGCTCAAGGATCAGATTGCCAAGGGCGTGCAGCAGCAGCTTGAGGTGTCGATCAACAAGGAAATGAACCGCGCCGAGGCTTGA
- a CDS encoding aminopeptidase: MTPCRRKGLWAALTASTLLLGLATGCADLGYLVQSASGHVGVLWASRPVDDWLADPATPAALRERLQLSQRLRDFATTELGLPDNASYRRYADLGRSAVVWNVAAAPEFSLTLHTWCFPVAGCVGYRGYYREADAQAHAETLRAQGLETTVYPVPAYSTLGKLNALGGDPLLNTFIRRNEPDLAGLLFHELAHQVVYVPGDTTFNESYATTVERLGVRRWMQHAHGLQAAVAQQALTQQIEQRRQDWHQLLVRHRQRLEALYRQPLRAPAMRAEKTRLIVLLRDEYAQLQQRWGGYTGYDASLNRLNNATLGMQATYTQHVGAFEHLFQQQGQDFTQFHTRVRELAQLPSIERSRVLEQLASLRPALGASVAQP; the protein is encoded by the coding sequence ATGACCCCTTGCCGCCGCAAAGGGCTGTGGGCCGCGTTGACGGCCAGCACGCTGTTGCTCGGACTGGCGACGGGGTGTGCCGATTTGGGTTACTTGGTGCAATCCGCCAGCGGGCATGTGGGCGTGTTGTGGGCCAGCCGCCCCGTGGACGATTGGCTTGCCGATCCGGCCACCCCAGCGGCGTTACGTGAACGCTTGCAACTCAGCCAGCGCCTGCGAGACTTTGCGACCACCGAACTCGGCCTGCCGGACAACGCCAGTTACCGCCGCTACGCTGATTTGGGTCGCTCCGCCGTGGTGTGGAACGTGGCAGCGGCGCCGGAGTTTTCGCTCACGCTGCACACCTGGTGTTTTCCGGTGGCGGGGTGTGTGGGCTATCGCGGTTACTACCGCGAGGCCGACGCCCAAGCCCACGCCGAAACGCTGCGTGCTCAGGGGCTGGAAACCACGGTGTACCCGGTGCCGGCCTATTCCACGCTGGGCAAACTCAACGCGCTGGGGGGAGACCCGCTGCTCAACACCTTCATCCGTCGCAACGAGCCCGATCTGGCCGGTTTGCTCTTCCACGAACTGGCCCATCAGGTGGTGTACGTGCCGGGGGACACGACGTTCAACGAGTCTTACGCCACCACCGTGGAACGGCTGGGTGTGCGGCGCTGGATGCAGCACGCCCATGGCCTCCAGGCTGCCGTAGCGCAACAAGCACTGACGCAACAAATCGAACAGCGTCGGCAGGACTGGCATCAGTTGCTGGTGCGGCATCGCCAGCGGTTGGAGGCGCTGTATCGCCAACCGTTGCGGGCGCCGGCCATGCGTGCGGAAAAAACCCGCCTCATCGTTCTGCTGAGGGATGAATACGCCCAACTGCAACAGCGCTGGGGGGGTTACACCGGCTACGACGCCAGCCTGAACCGGCTCAACAACGCCACGCTGGGGATGCAGGCCACGTACACCCAACACGTCGGGGCCTTTGAACATTTGTTTCAGCAACAGGGGCAAGACTTCACACAGTTTCATACCCGAGTGCGTGAGCTGGCACAACTTCCCTCGATTGAGCGATCTCGCGTTTTGGAACAACTGGCATCATTACGCCCCGCGCTGGGCGCTTCAGTGGCCCAGCCCTGA
- a CDS encoding molybdopterin-containing oxidoreductase family protein, with amino-acid sequence MNTPTIQRTVRAACPHDCPDTCALRVTVEGERIVRIQGETAHPPTQGVLCTKVSRYAERTDHPERVLTPLKRIGPKGAGQFQPVSWDEALADIAARLRTIAARDPEAILPYSYAGTMGLVQGEGMAARFFNRLGASRLHRSICAEAGGEALLQTYGAKIGTHVERFAESRLILIWGSNSITANLHFWAHAQAAKRAGAKLIAIDPRRTETAEKCHQHLALRPGTDGALALGLMHELIVHDWLDHDYIERHVEGWPALRERALQWPPERAAEVCGLTPEAVRQLAHDYGTTAPAAIRLNYGMQRVHGGGNAVRLIALLPCLTGAWRHAAGGLLLSASGWAKAVKNPDALERPDLLAGRTPRTLNMTTLGADLCHPGSPTFGPKVEALIVYNSNPAAIAPDSAQVIAGLKREDLFTVVLEHFLTDTADHADYVLPATTQLEHWDVVCSYGHTWVTLNEPALAPRGQSLPNSDIFRRLAAHMGLDDPCFADDDRTLIRQAFHEGFDIEALLRDGWVHLDVPAAPFAEGGFPTPSGQARACAPGLPLPDHVPNLESPERTPALAARYPLAFISPPARHFMNSTFVNVASLRAAEREPLLELHPQDAAARGIVDGQPVRVFNDRGEYHCTAHVGERARPGVVNGLGVWWRKLGRNGTNVNELTSQALTDLGGGATFYDCLVDVAPLA; translated from the coding sequence ATGAACACTCCCACCATCCAGCGCACCGTTCGCGCCGCCTGCCCGCACGATTGCCCCGACACCTGCGCCCTGCGCGTCACCGTTGAAGGGGAGCGCATCGTGCGCATTCAAGGTGAAACCGCGCATCCGCCCACCCAGGGCGTGCTGTGTACCAAGGTGTCGCGCTACGCCGAGCGCACCGACCACCCGGAGCGCGTGCTCACGCCCTTGAAGCGCATCGGCCCCAAAGGCGCCGGCCAGTTTCAGCCCGTGAGTTGGGACGAGGCGCTGGCCGACATCGCCGCCCGCCTGCGCACCATCGCGGCGCGTGATCCCGAAGCCATCCTGCCCTACAGCTACGCCGGCACGATGGGTTTGGTGCAGGGCGAAGGCATGGCCGCCCGCTTCTTCAACCGCTTGGGCGCCAGCCGGTTGCACCGCAGCATTTGCGCCGAAGCCGGCGGCGAAGCGCTGCTGCAAACCTATGGCGCCAAAATCGGCACCCACGTCGAGCGATTCGCCGAGAGCCGGTTGATTTTGATTTGGGGCAGCAACTCCATCACCGCCAACTTGCATTTCTGGGCCCACGCCCAAGCCGCCAAGCGTGCTGGCGCCAAACTCATCGCCATCGACCCGCGCCGCACCGAAACGGCAGAAAAATGCCATCAACACTTGGCCCTGCGCCCTGGCACCGATGGCGCGTTGGCGCTGGGGTTGATGCATGAACTCATCGTTCACGATTGGCTGGATCACGATTACATCGAACGCCACGTCGAAGGCTGGCCCGCGCTGCGTGAGCGGGCGCTGCAATGGCCGCCCGAACGTGCCGCCGAGGTCTGCGGCCTCACGCCGGAGGCGGTGCGCCAACTGGCGCACGATTACGGCACCACGGCGCCAGCCGCCATTCGTCTGAACTACGGCATGCAGCGCGTGCATGGCGGCGGCAACGCGGTGCGGTTGATCGCGCTGTTGCCGTGCCTGACGGGGGCGTGGCGCCATGCGGCGGGGGGGTTGTTGCTGTCGGCCTCGGGCTGGGCCAAAGCGGTGAAAAACCCCGATGCGCTGGAGCGCCCCGACCTGCTCGCGGGCCGCACCCCGCGCACGCTCAACATGACGACTTTGGGCGCCGACCTGTGCCACCCCGGTTCGCCGACGTTCGGGCCGAAAGTGGAGGCGCTCATCGTCTACAACAGCAACCCGGCGGCGATTGCGCCGGATTCCGCCCAAGTCATCGCCGGGTTGAAGCGTGAGGACTTGTTCACCGTGGTGCTGGAGCATTTCCTCACCGACACGGCCGATCATGCCGATTACGTCCTGCCCGCCACCACGCAATTGGAGCATTGGGACGTGGTGTGCAGCTACGGCCACACCTGGGTGACGCTGAACGAACCCGCCCTCGCGCCGCGTGGGCAGAGTTTGCCCAACAGCGACATTTTCCGGCGCCTGGCCGCCCACATGGGGTTGGACGACCCGTGTTTCGCCGACGATGACCGCACCCTCATCCGCCAAGCCTTTCACGAGGGGTTCGACATCGAAGCGTTGCTGCGTGACGGCTGGGTGCATCTGGACGTACCTGCGGCGCCTTTTGCCGAAGGCGGTTTCCCGACGCCCAGCGGCCAAGCGCGGGCATGTGCGCCGGGTTTGCCGCTGCCGGATCATGTGCCGAACTTGGAAAGCCCCGAGCGCACGCCCGCCTTGGCGGCGCGTTACCCGCTGGCCTTCATTTCGCCGCCGGCGCGGCATTTCATGAACTCGACTTTTGTGAACGTGGCCAGCCTGCGCGCCGCCGAGCGCGAACCGCTGCTGGAGCTGCACCCGCAGGACGCGGCGGCGCGTGGCATCGTCGATGGCCAACCGGTGCGCGTGTTCAACGACCGGGGCGAGTACCACTGCACCGCGCACGTTGGCGAGCGGGCACGGCCCGGTGTGGTGAACGGCCTGGGCGTGTGGTGGCGCAAACTGGGCCGCAACGGCACCAATGTGAACGAACTCACCAGCCAAGCCCTCACCGACTTGGGCGGCGGCGCGACGTTCTACGACTGTCTGGTGGACGTGGCGCCTTTGGCATGA
- a CDS encoding DUF1294 domain-containing protein translates to MEFEGVLVQWNDERGFGFLEPVQGGQQIFAHIKSFSTNGRPKLNQRYVFKVETNHQGKKRAFNVRPCQSVSKSNLNRPNKSRINNDAPAQWGTATLFVIPLFVVVYVLCASLFKVPRYTFAVYVASSFLLFMMYVMDKAAAKSNQRRIPESNLHAIALLSGWPGALIAQQFLRHKSVKAEFRQVFWATVVLNVIAFVGISIWLK, encoded by the coding sequence ATGGAATTTGAAGGTGTTTTAGTTCAGTGGAATGATGAGCGTGGGTTTGGTTTTCTGGAGCCTGTTCAAGGTGGTCAGCAGATTTTTGCGCATATAAAATCCTTTAGCACAAATGGTCGGCCCAAGCTGAACCAGAGGTATGTGTTCAAAGTGGAAACGAACCATCAAGGGAAGAAACGCGCATTCAATGTACGCCCCTGTCAGTCCGTGAGTAAAAGTAATTTAAACAGACCAAATAAAAGCAGAATAAATAACGACGCGCCCGCTCAGTGGGGGACTGCGACCTTGTTCGTTATACCTTTGTTTGTTGTGGTGTATGTGTTGTGTGCCTCATTATTTAAGGTTCCGAGATATACATTTGCCGTATATGTGGCCTCCAGTTTTTTACTGTTCATGATGTATGTTATGGATAAAGCTGCGGCCAAGTCGAATCAAAGAAGAATACCTGAGTCAAATTTGCACGCCATCGCCTTGCTGTCTGGGTGGCCGGGTGCGTTGATTGCACAACAATTTCTTCGGCACAAGTCTGTAAAAGCAGAGTTTAGGCAGGTGTTTTGGGCAACGGTTGTTTTGAATGTCATTGCTTTTGTTGGTATTTCAATATGGCTCAAATAA
- a CDS encoding M20 aminoacylase family protein has protein sequence MPLIDSLQAHLPAFTALRRDIHAHPELCFQEERTAQLVADKLTEWGIPIIRGLGKTGVVGVVKAGTSDRAIGLRADMDALPMTEHNRFAHASQFPGRMHACGHDGHTAMLLAAAHHLATHRHFDGTAYLVFQPAEEGGGGAREMMNDGLFERCPMEAIFGMHNWPGIPQGQFAVCDGPIMASSNEFRIVITGKGGHAAMPHTSIDPVPIACQMVQAFQTIITRNRKPLDAAVISVTMIHTGEATNVVPDTCEIQGTVRTFTLGVLDMIEQRMRDIAQHTAAAFGAQVAFEFQRNYPPTINHRQEVAVLREVMREVVGADKTLEFEPTMGAEDFSFFLQAKPGAYFMLGNGDGAHRSAYAGHDGGSGGYTLGPCTLHNPNYDFNDALLPIGATLWVKLVERWLGPQASPAQG, from the coding sequence ATGCCGCTGATCGATTCGTTGCAGGCCCACTTGCCTGCGTTCACCGCGTTGCGACGCGACATCCACGCCCACCCCGAGCTGTGTTTCCAAGAGGAACGCACCGCGCAGCTCGTGGCCGACAAACTCACCGAATGGGGCATCCCCATCATCCGAGGGTTGGGCAAAACCGGGGTCGTCGGGGTGGTGAAAGCCGGCACCAGCGACCGCGCCATCGGCCTGCGCGCCGACATGGACGCCCTGCCCATGACCGAGCACAACCGCTTCGCCCACGCCAGCCAGTTCCCTGGGCGCATGCACGCTTGCGGCCACGACGGCCACACCGCCATGCTGCTGGCAGCGGCGCATCACCTGGCCACGCACCGCCACTTTGACGGCACGGCTTACCTCGTGTTCCAACCGGCAGAAGAAGGCGGCGGCGGCGCCCGCGAAATGATGAACGATGGCCTGTTCGAGCGCTGCCCGATGGAGGCCATCTTCGGCATGCACAACTGGCCCGGCATCCCACAAGGGCAGTTTGCGGTGTGCGATGGGCCGATCATGGCGTCGAGCAACGAGTTCCGCATCGTCATCACCGGCAAGGGCGGCCATGCGGCGATGCCCCACACCAGCATCGACCCGGTGCCCATCGCCTGCCAGATGGTGCAAGCGTTTCAAACCATCATCACGCGCAACCGCAAACCGTTGGACGCCGCCGTCATTTCCGTGACGATGATCCACACCGGCGAAGCCACCAATGTGGTGCCGGACACCTGCGAAATCCAAGGCACGGTGCGCACCTTCACCCTCGGGGTGCTGGACATGATCGAACAGCGCATGCGCGACATCGCCCAGCACACGGCCGCCGCGTTTGGGGCGCAGGTGGCGTTTGAGTTTCAGCGCAACTACCCGCCGACGATCAACCATCGCCAAGAAGTCGCGGTGCTGCGGGAGGTGATGCGCGAGGTGGTCGGCGCCGACAAGACGCTCGAATTTGAGCCCACCATGGGAGCAGAAGATTTCAGTTTCTTCCTGCAAGCCAAACCCGGCGCCTACTTCATGCTGGGCAACGGGGACGGGGCCCACCGCAGCGCCTACGCCGGACACGACGGCGGCAGCGGTGGCTACACCCTCGGGCCATGCACGCTGCACAACCCGAATTACGACTTCAACGACGCGCTGCTGCCAATCGGCGCCACGCTGTGGGTGAAGCTCGTGGAGCGCTGGCTCGGCCCGCAAGCCTCACCAGCGCAGGGCTGA
- the gap gene encoding type I glyceraldehyde-3-phosphate dehydrogenase: protein MTIKIGINGFGRIGRMVFRAAVQNFSDIEVVGINDLLEPDYLAYMLKYDSVHGRFKGDVAVEGGNLIVNGKTIRLTAVKDPAQLAWGDVGADIVIESTGLFLTKETAQKHIDAGAKKVIMSAPSKDDTPMFVYGVNDKTYAGQAIISNASCTTNCLAPVAKVLNDSFGIKRGLMTTVHAATATQKTVDGPSNKDWRGGRGILENIIPSSTGAAKAVGVVLPELKGKLTGMAFRVPTSDVSVVDLTIELNAEASYADICAAMKAASEGAMKGVLGYTEDKVVATDFRGESCTSVFDAEAGIALDKTFVKVVSWYDNEWGYSNKCLEMARVIAG, encoded by the coding sequence ATGACCATCAAAATCGGTATCAATGGTTTCGGTCGCATTGGCCGCATGGTGTTCCGCGCTGCGGTGCAAAACTTCTCCGACATCGAAGTCGTCGGCATCAACGACCTGCTGGAGCCGGACTACCTGGCCTACATGCTGAAGTACGACAGCGTGCATGGCCGTTTCAAGGGCGACGTGGCTGTCGAAGGTGGCAACCTGATCGTCAACGGCAAGACCATCCGTCTGACCGCTGTGAAGGATCCGGCCCAACTCGCTTGGGGCGACGTTGGCGCTGACATCGTCATCGAATCCACCGGCCTGTTCCTGACCAAGGAAACCGCCCAGAAGCACATCGACGCGGGCGCCAAGAAGGTGATCATGTCGGCCCCCTCGAAGGACGACACCCCGATGTTCGTCTACGGCGTGAACGACAAGACCTACGCCGGCCAAGCCATCATCTCCAACGCTTCGTGTACCACCAACTGCCTGGCCCCCGTGGCCAAGGTGTTGAACGACAGCTTCGGCATCAAGCGTGGCCTGATGACCACCGTTCACGCTGCCACCGCCACGCAAAAGACCGTGGATGGCCCGTCGAACAAAGACTGGCGCGGTGGCCGTGGCATCCTGGAAAACATCATCCCGTCGAGCACGGGCGCGGCCAAGGCCGTGGGCGTGGTGCTGCCGGAACTCAAGGGCAAGCTGACCGGTATGGCCTTCCGCGTGCCGACTTCGGACGTGTCCGTGGTGGATCTGACCATCGAGCTGAACGCCGAAGCGTCTTACGCTGACATCTGCGCTGCCATGAAGGCCGCCAGCGAAGGCGCCATGAAGGGCGTGCTGGGTTACACCGAAGACAAGGTCGTGGCCACCGATTTCCGTGGCGAGTCTTGCACCTCGGTGTTCGATGCCGAAGCCGGCATCGCCCTGGACAAGACCTTCGTCAAGGTCGTGTCCTGGTACGACAACGAGTGGGGCTACTCGAACAAGTGCCTGGAAATGGCCCGCGTCATCGCTGGCTGA